A stretch of DNA from Enterococcus gilvus ATCC BAA-350:
GGTGTAGCAAAAGAGTATAAGAGCGTATTCTCAATTTACATTGTAGTGATTTTCGTTTGAATGCTCAAAGTTTCCATCGCTTGTTTCCACCACAATACCGTCAGAATAAACTTTCAAAAACCCGAGAGTGCCAGAACCACCATCTTCCTTCATGCTAACGCTAGTGGCTTTGATTTTTCTATACGCACCATTTCTATCGGATGAAGATCCAAGATCAGCATATACACTATCATCCGTTTGGTATTTTTCTTGCATAATTTTCTTAGCTTCTTCATAGGTTGGAGCGTCAGTAGTATTTGAAGTGAGTGATGGATCAAATTCGATTACTTGATATTGGTCTACGTTTGAATGAGGCTGAAATGCAAGTGCTATATGCCCGTTGTTCATGTAATACGCGTATACTCTTGTATCGTTTTCATTAAAAGGATAAAAAAATTCTTTAGTTGCCGCAGCAGCGACAGTATCCAGTTTTAGTTCAGTATTCACTTTAACGATTTTCACAGAAGAATGTTCGTTTACTTTCAATGATTTGGTAGGTATCGTAATGGGAACAAGTAACGCAGATTGTGTTTGCTGAAAGTTTGGAGAATTATAAGTTAGTTCAATGCCATCATTTGATTTACCTGTAACCAGATGAAATTTTATAGTTCCGTAAGTGCCGCTAGCTTCAGGATACCCATTAAAAGTAACGCTATAGGACGTCTCATTAGTTTGTTGTTCGTTCTTAACAGAAGTTGATGAGTCCGTAGTATCTATGGAACTATCACTAGACCGATCTGTACTAGAAGTGTTCACACCCCCGTTTTGGCCGGAAGAAGAAGGAGCATTTCCCAGAATGCTAAGAAAAAAAGCACAGACTAACATTAGGATTATTAAACTCAATAGCAGGACCGTCCATTTTAATCGTGTGTTTTTCTTTATCATTTGATTTTGATTTCTTTGCATAATTAACCCCACCCTAAAAAGACTTTATAATTATTATACTGCAACAGCTTGCAACGAACGAATAAATAACGGAAATTGATCTAAGGTTTTATCGGAATAAAAGGGTAGAAGAGTGTGGGGAAATCTGCGAAGGGAAAGAAGAAACTAAAAACCACAGCGCGCTACAGAACATCGAGTATTCTCTTGGAGAAAGTGAACAAAAAGAAGTCTGATTTGTTCTGTAAGCCAACGAAATAATGCAGCTAATAATTCTAAATTTTCAGTTTTGTTGTTTTTGTTTATAAAATTTGCTGGACAAGTACTAATCACAATACTTTAGATAAAAGTCTTCGATTTTTTCTTGAAATTCTTTTGTAGAAATGGTTCCTCGTAAATCAAAGTTGTAAACATCTCCATCAGTAAACTTAATTTGATTTTTATAGGATAATTTTTCGGATTCTTGTTTATAGCAGCCCACGTCTTCAAATTCAGCCCAGGTTTTTGTTTTAAATTCTTTCGTATTAAAATTATAAAATTGCATTCCTTTAATATCCATATAGAAAATAATTCCTTGATGTTTCATTAAAAAAAGTAAGTCGCTAAGACCTTGAAAGAAAAAAATACTGGAAATTCGGAATGCCACAACTATTAATAGTAAAATCGGTATAAAATTCCAAAGGGTTATTGTATTAAAAATCAAGAGAATACTTGCTAAAGTATCCTTCTTGAATAAGCCATAAAGTAAATAAATGCCGTAACTGACACCAGCGATAATGCCACCCATTATGGATGAGCCAAATAGCAACATTTTAAACATATCCAGTGTAGTGATTTGAAGTTTTAAAAAGTTATCGTTCACTTCCATAGCCAATGTCCTAACCATTTTTTTAATTTTTTGTGAATTCAAGCATCCGAAAATTTATCTACACTAATAGTATATAAATTTTTTGAAAGAATGACTATAGTTTTTCACATGTATTAGGTAAGAATGATACTGATTTAGGTTCGGAAAGATGGACGCGAGGATATTTCTTGTTGTTCCCTTGTTATAATAGAAGAAAAAGATAGCAAGAAAGGAGGACTCACTCATGAAGGAAGAAAGGATTAGGCACTATTTCTCTATGTGGGTCACGAGAGATTTTACATCTCTAGATTCGTATTTTTCTAAGGATATCATTTACCGTGAATGTTATGGAGCAGTCTATGCGGGTATAGAAGAAATCCATCTATGGATCAATGAAATGGTACAGAAGCAGGTTGTTTTAAAGTGGGAGATAAAGGATATTTTTCAAGTAAGTGAAGACCGCTTCTTTGTAAGATGGTATTTTGAGGCAAGAGAGGAACAACTTTATTCCTTTGATGGCGTATCAATGATTCGGTTTGATGGAAACACTATCCAAGAAATAGAAGAGTACGAAGCGACGCATGAAACGTTCAGACCCTGCAAAATCACTGGAAAAGAATGATTCCCCATAACGCCCAGGAACTTTTTGTCCCATAAGAGTCACTAGAAAAAGCAACCGCTCTCCAACAGTGTTTTATTTCCTTGATTTTGTGTTTTTTGCTATTATTAGTGGGCATCACACGAACGGATGTTGAAGAATGAAAAAGGGCTGTGCCTCAGAGAATTCCTTGCCGTTATGGAAGGGCTCATCGGGGGATACTGGCGGCTCTCGTCACCCTCTTCATCATCAAAAGGAGGAAAACATGACGATTCAAAAACGAGCCAACGCAGCCATCGGATTAACGATCCTTGTTGCGGTATTATTTCTAGTGTTGCCCATGACGCCGCTTGCTGGTGCGATGAAGGGCATCGGCTTTTTATTCAATGCACTTTTCGCAGGACTTATTGGTTTTTTCTTTTTAAAGGACGATTTTATCCAGCAATTTAAGCATTTCAAATTCAAGACGCTCTTATACGGTATTCCGCTGACGATCCTTACAGGCGTTGCATTCGGACTGCTTTTCCATATGATCGCAGGAAAACCAACGACCAATAGCATCGATTCATCGATCTCCCTCGTCTTCATTTTGACGCAGATTCCATTCATGCTGATGGGGGAAGAGCTGATCTCGACGAACTTGCTGATCGCGTTTGAAAAGAAGGGACTGTCCTTTACTGTTTCGTCGGTGCTCGTCGCACTGCTCTTTGCCTTCTGGCACGTCACGGCCTATGGCTTCCATCCGCTGCAATTACTGCTGACACTGGCGCCGCTTCGTCTGGTCCTGAACTTTTTATGGAAACGGTCCAGCTCCGTGTGGGTATCTTGGATCTGTCATTTTCTCTACGACATGATCAGCTTGTTGCCGATGGCATTTAAGTAAAAATCAAGAATACACAAAAAGGCTCAAATGGTCCTGCCGTTTGAGCTTTTTTAAACTTCTCTGGTCCATGAATCTAAAACGTGAACTCCCGCATGAAGGCAGAGGAGAGTCGGATGGTGGCGAAAGCCAAGAGCGTTCCTGTTATTGCCGCAAGGAGCAACGCATAGAGAAGAGGGTGCTTCCGCGTTGTTTTTTTCAGGAAATAATAGCTGATTAAAAACGGGATCAAGTAAGAAAAGAGAATGATCCGTGAGTGATCTAAAGTGATTGAAATAGTGGTCGTTCGCATGAGAGCGCTCCTTTTTTGTGAGAATGGCGAAAATCAACGGTTATCGAGGCGGTAATAGTCGGTAGTGCATGAGGTACAGAAAAAGACTCACAATCAGGAGTCTTTCCGAAGCTGGTCTCTATCTTTCAAATTGTTGGAAATGGTGATTCCTGTGATCATCCCACAAGCAGCCATCGCAATCCACCAAATGGCTACGATAGGCAATACACGCCGTATTTTCAAGTTCATCCCCCTCATTTCAGTATGCCGTATTAAGTGGGGATGAACAAGGGGAATCAGCCTTTGAGACAGAATAATTGGGAAGTAGAACGTCGTGCAATGGAGAGCATGGTGGAGAAAAAAGTCACTGAGTATTTCGCTTGATCTTTCTGAAAAGGAAAACGACTAACGGAATCGGGAGTTCGATCAAAGCAATTAGAAAAAATGAGTGGTAATCCGTTGAACGCATCACAAAAAAGAGAAAGGTTAGTGCTACCAAGCTGATATATTCACTGAAAAATTTATAGGGAAGGCGGATTGTTTGTGGCTATCAAGTAAAAAAACGAACTAGATAATTAGTTCGTTTCAGGTGAACGATCATTCTTAATTTTAAATATAGCGCTCACAATTAATAAAGATGTAGAAAAGCCTTTCGCAAATTCTAGAAATGAGTTGTTCTGAATGTTGCCTAGAAAAAAGCACAGCACCGTTAGAGCAATAGAAAATTTGAAAAAAGCGTGATAGTTTTTAATCAAATCAACAACTCCCTTTTCCTTTTAGTATATCAAATGAAAGAAGGCTTAAGCAATGGAATTAGAGAGTAAAAAAATAACAATAATCACGTTAGTTAGTAACCGGAGAAAACAGCCCAAGTTTGGGGCTATCGAGCAAAAAACTCCTATCTTTTGTTAGGAGTTTAGGGATTAATTATTTGAATCATAGGTTCATAGCAAGAAGGTTGAGCAATTTTGCGCTGATCACGCCTTCTCTATTAGCACCACATTTTTTTAAACATAACGTAAAAGACTTTTCGTTTCTATTGATAAAGAATACAAAGGCTATTTTAGTAAATTTAAATTAAACAATGCCTGGTCGTAGTTTTCAACATAATATCGAATATTTTTACGGTCTCTCTCTATAATAATGTGTCCTTCAGCGATTAATTTTTCTTTTTGTAGCGCAATGCCTCCAGGGTACTTCGGATTTAACTCACCTTTTGTTTTTAAAGTACGCCAGTATGGTATTTTATCTTCAGTTCGTTGATAACTTGCCCAAGCACAAATGGATACAAAAATTCCAGCAGTCATAGCTTCCGTGAAGTCAGCGTCATTTTCTTTGGCTAAGTATTCTCGAATAGTTGCCACAGTTATTAGTTTTCCTTTAGGGACATTTTTCATGATGTCGTTGTAAGTAAGAGCTGGGGCAAAGAACATTTTCTCGCCACCAAATTTACGAATAGCATCAGGATCGGTAAGAATTTGAATTTTTGGCATATCGCTTTTTTTATGAAGCATTGCATTAAAATCTTTTTTATCTTCGTTTGCCATAAGATAACCTCCTAATTAAAAATGGGACGAAAAATAGTAAAAAGAAAAAAGTTAAAAAAAGAAGAACGCTTCCAGATCCATGATCAATCATTTTTTCCTTCTTGACGTAATAGATTCTAATTTTAGACTAACTTATTCACATTTTGAAAGCAATATAAAAAATTAGAAAATAGGAAAGTTACGAAATTTGTTACCTAACTTCTTTATCTATAGGAGTAACGATTAAACTACCATCTGGATTATAAAGAGGTGTCACACCGCTTGTTGGGACGCAAAGATAATTTACCCCGGTTGTTTCATCAACGATAACCAAATATTGATTTTTATTAGCTTTAACAATTCAAATAGTTAGCGTTTTCTAGAATAAATACCAAGACCAAAGCAGGATAAGCATGGAAGAACATAACCGAGTATTCTATCAATAACCAGATAGATAGTAAACGTTCGATGAAAACAATGACATCTAAATACATTCTGAAATTAGAAAAAAGCATTCCAAGAATGCTTAAAGGGTCAAGCTCTTTTATAAAATTTTAGTGCAGTGGACAGAATTATCTCACCAAGACAAGTAATGATTACTGCAACCAAAATTTTTAAGATAAAATTTGAAAAGAAATCCGAAACAAAAATCATAATTGAGCACAGAATAAAGTAATAAATTAATGATTGTACGGCCATACCATTCTTTTTAAAATACAAA
This window harbors:
- a CDS encoding MGMT family protein, which gives rise to MANEDKKDFNAMLHKKSDMPKIQILTDPDAIRKFGGEKMFFAPALTYNDIMKNVPKGKLITVATIREYLAKENDADFTEAMTAGIFVSICAWASYQRTEDKIPYWRTLKTKGELNPKYPGGIALQKEKLIAEGHIIIERDRKNIRYYVENYDQALFNLNLLK
- a CDS encoding DUF6440 family protein, whose protein sequence is MVIVDETTGVNYLCVPTSGVTPLYNPDGSLIVTPIDKEVR
- a CDS encoding CPBP family intramembrane glutamic endopeptidase, with product MKKGCASENSLPLWKGSSGDTGGSRHPLHHQKEENMTIQKRANAAIGLTILVAVLFLVLPMTPLAGAMKGIGFLFNALFAGLIGFFFLKDDFIQQFKHFKFKTLLYGIPLTILTGVAFGLLFHMIAGKPTTNSIDSSISLVFILTQIPFMLMGEELISTNLLIAFEKKGLSFTVSSVLVALLFAFWHVTAYGFHPLQLLLTLAPLRLVLNFLWKRSSSVWVSWICHFLYDMISLLPMAFK
- a CDS encoding nuclear transport factor 2 family protein, with translation MKEERIRHYFSMWVTRDFTSLDSYFSKDIIYRECYGAVYAGIEEIHLWINEMVQKQVVLKWEIKDIFQVSEDRFFVRWYFEAREEQLYSFDGVSMIRFDGNTIQEIEEYEATHETFRPCKITGKE